One window of the Triticum dicoccoides isolate Atlit2015 ecotype Zavitan chromosome 3B, WEW_v2.0, whole genome shotgun sequence genome contains the following:
- the LOC119278051 gene encoding putative F-box/LRR-repeat protein 23, translated as MSNPPASPSGDVGSRISGSLAAGGSREERGAFLPIADIRRIMRKAIPPNGEIDEEAAQELVPEARGDGCKRARPEAMAGDDLLPEMTKQGFQAYPHKNRVELPCTMEAEPNPLPVSDARDWSELPLDALSAIFMKLGTIEILMGAGLVCRSWLVAAKSPELWRFVDMTRHKLVFSKGGNVMYKMAKVAIDRSDGRMESFWAQKFVTSELLNYIASRCNSLKSIRLIGAYYFWDDEDVVIKLAAKCPMLEEIEYSGQKLTWDFFKGIGAARPALKRLRVCLPWFDSDSIEREIRMEQRQNDEEEEEEEEEPYEAWEARHNEEAFAIAKSLHELRLLQMAGYGLTKKGVYAILEGCPHLEFLDLRECGHLLVDAELKARCANIKHVRLPGAWPHAHCPELDTIEEDEGEVIEMPNLYEIEAQALHNEAAMDNDDYGENYWDDYSLPSPPGSPVPTYSMDDPRYYWEL; from the exons ATGTCCAACCCACCGGCGAGCCCCTCCGGCGACGTCGGGAGCCGCATTAGTGGCAGCCTCGCGGCCGGCGGCAGCAGGGAGGAGCGGGGCGCGTTCCTGCCCATCGCCGACATCAGGCGCATCATGAGGAAGGCCATCCCGCCCAACGGGGAGATCGACGAGGAGGCCGCGCAGGAGCTCGTCCCCGA GGCGAGGGGCGACGGATGCAAGAGGGCGAGGCCGGAGGCCATGGCCGGCGACGACCTGCTGCCCGAGATGACGAAGCAGGGGTTTCAGGCCTACCCGCACAAGAACAGAGTG GAGCTCCCTTGCACAATGGAGGCTGAGCCAAACCCATTGCCTGTATCTGATGCCAGGGATTGGTCTGAGCTCCCACTCGATGCGCTTTCTGCAATCTTCATGAAGCTTGGGACCATTGAGATCCTGATGGGTGCCGGACTTGTGTGCCGCTCATGGTTGGTGGCAGCCAAGTCCCCTGAGCTGTGGCGTTTTGTGGACATGACCCGCCACAAGTTGGTTTTCTCCAAGGGGGGAAACGTCATGTACAAAATGGCAAAGGTGGCTATAGATCGGTCTGATGGACGGATGGAATCGTTCTGGGCTCAGAAGTTTGTCACTAGTGAACTCCTGAATTACATTGCAAGCAG ATGCAACTCATTGAAGAGCATTCGGCTCATCGGTGcctattacttttgggatgatgagGACGTAGTAATTAAGCTTGCAGCTAAATGTCCAATGCTAGAAGAGATAGAGTACTCTGGTCAGAAGCTGACATGGGACTTTTTCAAGGGGATTGGTGCAGCGCGCCCAGCGCTGAAGCGTCTAAGAGTCTGTTTGCCGTGGTTCGATTCAGATTCAATAGAGCGTGAGATCAGGATGGAACAGCGCCAaaacgacgaggaggaagaggaggaggaggaggagccttatGAGGCCTGGGAGGCGAGACACAATGAGGAGGCCTTCGCCATAGCAAAGAGCTTGCACGAGCTGCGGCTCCTTCAGATGGCAGGCTACGGCCTGACTAAGAAAGGGGTGTATGCCATCCTTGAAGGCTGCCCCCACCTTGAGTTCCTCGACCTTAGAGAATGCGGCCACCTCCTAGTTGACGCTGAACTCAAAGCTCGCTGTGCCAATATCAAGCATGTCCGGCTGCCAGGAGCGTGGCCTCACGCTCATTGCCCAGAACTTGATACCATTGAGGAGGACGAAGGTGAAGTGATCGAGATGCCTAATCTCTATGAAATAGAGGCTCAGGCTCTCCACAACGAGGCAGCGATGGACAATGATGACTACGGCGAGAACTACTGGGATGACTACTCGCTCCCCTCCCCCCCTGGCTCGCCTGTGCCGACCTACTCCATGGATGATCCCAGATACTACTGGGAGCTGTAA